One window of Salmo salar chromosome ssa11, Ssal_v3.1, whole genome shotgun sequence genomic DNA carries:
- the LOC106563597 gene encoding uncharacterized protein, protein MKRSEETSIPVKASIETMYDNEVDSEGEWHGEAGVYKGELDIGGVRSVTRLANMGVGGMASKKKGVSGHVDYELGKTQLDLGGELMVEGRLPSAGVAAGITNEGVKAMATAELLGASVSHGKATATMRLAADTGFGVGKDGIEAQFLGTGFSIGKKTSISLFGSKFEWDFSK, encoded by the coding sequence ATGAAAAGGAGCGAGGAAACAAGTATACCTGTAAAGGCATCGATAGAGACGATGTATGACAACGAGGTAGACAGCGAAGGAGAGTGGCACGGGGAGGCAGGAGTGTATAAGGGTGAATTAGACATCGGTGGCGTGAGGTCGGTGACCAGGTTGGCCAACATGGGTGTTGGTGGTATGGCATCGAAGAAAAAAGGAGTTAGTGGGCACGTTGACTATGAATTGGGGAAGACTCAATTAGACCTTGGTGGTGAGTTGATGGTGGAGGGCAGGTTGCCCAGCGCCGGTGTTGCTGCTGGGATAACTAACGAAGGAGTTAAAGCCATGGCCACAGCTGAGCTCCTAGGTGCCTCTGTGTCCCACGGGAAGGCGACAGCCACAATGCGTCTGGCAGCTGATACAGGCTTTGGAGTTGGCAAGGATGGGATCGAGGCACAATTTCTGGGTACAGGATTCTCTATCGGGAAGAAAACATCAATTTCTCTGTTTGGTTCCAAGTTTGAATGGGACTTCAGCAAGTGA